From Companilactobacillus heilongjiangensis, one genomic window encodes:
- a CDS encoding histidine phosphatase family protein, whose amino-acid sequence MTKTLYLMRHGETLFNQLHLIQGACDSPLTQKGIDSAKTVGKHFQEAGIKFDHAYSSTQERASDTLELITDQPYQRLKGLKEWNFGVFEAKPEYLNPHNQPGRNSYGDFFVQFHGESDYDVQDRMNETLTKVMEQAKDGENVLAVSHGGAIYAFLLKWMDIQAIKEKVSLHNCAVVKMSYDDGKFSFEDVIQNN is encoded by the coding sequence ATGACGAAAACACTTTATTTAATGCGCCATGGGGAAACTTTATTCAACCAATTACATTTGATTCAGGGTGCCTGTGATTCACCGTTAACGCAAAAAGGAATCGATTCAGCTAAGACAGTGGGCAAACATTTCCAAGAGGCTGGAATTAAATTTGACCATGCATATTCTTCAACTCAGGAGCGTGCTTCTGATACTTTGGAATTAATTACTGACCAACCATATCAACGTCTAAAGGGTCTCAAGGAGTGGAATTTTGGTGTCTTTGAAGCAAAACCAGAGTATCTTAATCCACACAACCAGCCGGGACGTAACTCTTATGGCGACTTCTTTGTCCAATTTCATGGGGAATCAGATTATGACGTTCAAGACCGTATGAATGAAACTTTAACAAAGGTCATGGAGCAAGCTAAAGATGGCGAAAATGTCTTGGCAGTAAGTCATGGCGGCGCAATTTATGCATTTTTATTGAAGTGGATGGATATTCAGGCTATCAAGGAGAAGGTCAGTTTGCACAACTGTGCAGTCGTGAAGATGAGTTACGATGATGGAAAATTTAGTTTTGAGGATGTTATACAAAATAATTAA